A window of Gammaproteobacteria bacterium contains these coding sequences:
- a CDS encoding single-stranded DNA-binding protein — MKYGFLISGCYEGVDDMSIFFSAYGFVDHEAESIGTPSGQSIASGSIVCHGCRDDGKRQNRWFTILGFGKIAEAMRDLRKGDPITVTGKLQVKSRRTKTGEDRNEMEIVVDQMLSARLIEPTEGE, encoded by the coding sequence TTGAAGTATGGCTTCCTGATCTCAGGCTGCTACGAAGGTGTAGATGACATGTCGATTTTTTTCAGTGCCTATGGATTTGTCGATCATGAAGCGGAATCAATCGGTACGCCGTCCGGGCAATCAATCGCCTCCGGCTCGATCGTCTGTCACGGTTGCAGGGATGACGGGAAGAGACAGAATCGCTGGTTTACCATTCTCGGGTTCGGGAAGATTGCTGAAGCTATGCGGGATCTGCGCAAGGGTGATCCCATCACGGTCACCGGCAAACTGCAGGTGAAGTCCCGGCGGACAAAAACCGGCGAAGACAGGAATGAAATGGAAATCGTGGTCGACCAGATGTTGAGCGCGAGATTGATAGAGCCGACGGAAGGCGAATAG
- a CDS encoding SDR family NAD(P)-dependent oxidoreductase: MAAPKNPIPPSNSRTVALVTGATGAIGKAIARNIAAIPGYEVVLICRDPSRAQAAVADIRRLVCSGKVRHELVDLSRRSSIAALAERWNGPVHVLVNSAATTPRRREETPEGIERQFATNVLGYYWMVAAFRDHLINSAPARIVNVASYWAGGLDLTDLEFERRHYDNDAVYRQSKQADRMLSVAFAEQFEGTQVTVNACHPGDVVSALSRDLGFGGHETPDQAASTPVWLATEAIGARETGKYFERQREVHCRFAADRDAIEALYRICKSYA, encoded by the coding sequence ATGGCCGCCCCGAAGAATCCAATACCCCCTTCCAACTCCCGTACCGTCGCCCTGGTCACTGGGGCGACCGGCGCCATCGGAAAGGCGATTGCACGAAATATCGCCGCGATTCCGGGCTATGAGGTCGTGCTGATCTGCCGCGACCCATCGAGGGCGCAAGCAGCGGTCGCGGATATTCGGCGCCTGGTGTGCAGCGGAAAGGTTCGTCATGAGCTTGTCGATCTGTCGCGGCGCAGTTCCATCGCAGCCCTGGCCGAGCGCTGGAACGGCCCCGTTCATGTGCTGGTCAATAGTGCCGCGACGACACCGCGCCGGCGGGAAGAGACCCCTGAAGGTATCGAGCGCCAGTTTGCCACCAACGTGCTCGGTTATTACTGGATGGTGGCCGCATTCAGAGACCACCTGATCAACTCGGCACCGGCACGTATCGTCAATGTGGCGAGTTACTGGGCCGGGGGACTGGATCTGACGGATCTCGAGTTTGAGCGCCGGCATTACGACAACGACGCGGTATACCGACAGTCGAAGCAGGCTGACCGGATGCTGTCGGTCGCTTTCGCCGAGCAATTCGAGGGAACGCAGGTAACGGTCAACGCCTGTCACCCCGGCGACGTGGTGTCCGCCCTGAGCCGCGACCTTGGATTCGGCGGTCACGAGACACCGGATCAGGCTGCCAGCACACCCGTCTGGCTGGCCACCGAGGCCATCGGAGCACGGGAAACGGGAAAGTACTTCGAGCGCCAGCGCGAGGTGCACTGCCGTTTTGCTGCAGATCGCGATGCCATCGAGGCGCTGTACCGGATCTGCAAAAGTTATGCTTGA
- a CDS encoding DUF2784 domain-containing protein, with product MFRIRSRHDQAPKDWDERMYTLAADLTLLIHVAYVVFVIGGQVLIFAGWALGWNWTRNRTFRWLHLAAIGLVAWEAWTGADCPLTLLENYWRRLAGLSDYPDSFIAHWTHRYLYYSIPEWVFILAYSLFALLILITFIAYPPRKPDCSLHHPADHTSRR from the coding sequence ATGTTCCGCATTCGTAGTCGCCATGATCAGGCACCAAAAGACTGGGATGAACGGATGTACACCCTCGCGGCCGATCTGACCCTGCTGATCCACGTCGCCTATGTCGTTTTCGTCATTGGCGGCCAGGTATTGATTTTCGCGGGTTGGGCGCTCGGTTGGAACTGGACCCGTAATCGCACGTTCCGCTGGTTACACCTGGCGGCGATCGGGCTTGTCGCTTGGGAAGCCTGGACCGGCGCCGACTGTCCGTTGACGCTACTGGAGAATTATTGGCGCAGGTTGGCCGGATTGTCGGACTATCCGGACAGCTTCATCGCGCACTGGACGCACCGCTATCTGTACTACTCCATCCCCGAGTGGGTGTTCATTCTTGCTTATTCCCTCTTTGCCCTTCTGATATTGATCACATTCATCGCCTACCCGCCACGTAAACCCGATTGTTCTCTTCACCACCCTGCAGACCACACTTCGCGCCGATGA